From the Daucus carota subsp. sativus chromosome 8, DH1 v3.0, whole genome shotgun sequence genome, one window contains:
- the LOC108199629 gene encoding putative calcium-transporting ATPase 13, plasma membrane-type, protein MSAILDLNLGCMDSIMQLKSITNLSRKRWHLAFAAIYSSRAFSHLKRSSKSRRYDPVPKENSAVDIFPLSFGNVSQSSLKRLVKDKDLEHLESLGGVEGLVSALETDMENGIHADSDDISRRQEAFGVNTYPRMPAKSFFSFVVEALKDPTILILLVCAALSLGFGMKEDGPKEGWYDGGSIFVAVFLVISVSAISNFRQSRQFDKLSKVSNNIQVEVVRKGRRQQISVFDIVVGDVVCLKIGDQVPADGLFVEGHSLQIDEASMTGESDHVEVNLDKNPFLISGTKVADGYAKFVVTSVGMNTTWGEMMSSISQDSSEETPLQARLNKLTSSIGKIGLAVAFLVLLVLLIRFFTGNTKDDDGKTEFNGSKTKADDVINGVVGIIAAAVTIVVVAIPEGLPLAVTLTLAYSMKRMMADQAMVRKLSACETMGSATTICTDKTGTLTMNQMKVTKFFLGHDSMGDRSFTSIASGIIELFYQGVGLNTTGSVYKPNAGSELEFSGSPTEKAILSWAVMELNMDMEELKRSTKLIHVEAFNSEKKRSGILMKKSGDNTMHVHWKGAAEMIIAMCTHYYDSLGNIKVIDDTQREKFDLLVQGMAASSLRCIAFAHTQVSEHEWSHGNGKLKENSLTLLGLVGIKDPCRPGVWKAVQDCQHAGVHVKMITGDNVFTAKAIATECGILKIDQDMDGAVVEGVEFRNYTQEERMEKVDKICVMARSSPFDKLLMVQCLKQKGHVVAVTGDGTNDAPALKEADIGLSMGIQGTEVAKESSDIVILDDNFASVATVLRWGRCVYNNIQKFIQFQLTVNVAALVINFVAAISSGEVPLTAVQLLWVNLIMDTLGALALATEQPTKELMDKRPVGRTEPLISNIMWRNLIAQALYQIVVLLTLQFGGEKIFNVNEKVKDTLIFNTFVLCQVFNEFNARKLEKKNVFEGIHKNKLFLGIIGITIVLQVVMVEFLKKFADTERLNWGQWGACIGIAILSWPIGFLVKYIPVPEKPFFSFLKGRT, encoded by the coding sequence ATGTCTGCTATACTTGATTTAAATCTTGGCTGCATGGACTCGATAATGCAGCTCAAGTCCATCACTAACCTTAGTAGAAAAAGATGGCACTTGGCTTTTGCAGCTATCTACTCTTCAAGAGCCTTTTCTCATCTCAAAAGATCATCGAAATCTCGTAGATATGATCCAGTTCCGAAGGAAAATAGTGCTGTGGATATTTTTCCACTGTCTTTTGGTAATGTGAGCCAGTCTAGCCTCAAGCGATTGGTCAAGGATAAGGACCTGGAGCACCTGGAGAGTCTCGGTGGTGTAGAGGGCTTGGTTTCCGCTCTTGAAACAGATATGGAGAATGGTATTCATGCAGATTCTGATGATATTTCGCGAAGACAGGAGGCCTTTGGGGTTAATACGTATCCCAGGATGCCTGCGAAGAGTTTCTTTAGCTTTGTTGTGGAAGCATTGAAAGATCCAACCATTCTCATTCTCCTAGTGTGTGCTGCGCTTTCTCTTGGTTTTGGAATGAAAGAAGATGGACCGAAAGAGGGGTGGTACGACGGTGGGAGTATATTTGTTGCAGTTTTTCTAGTGATATCAGTCTCTGCAATTAGTAATTTCAGGCAGAGCAGACAATTTGACAAGTTGTCGAAGGTCAGCAATAATATTCAGGTGGAGGTTGTTAGGAAAGGCAGGCGTCAACAGATTTCAGTCTTTGATATTGTCGTGGGAGATGTCGTTTGCTTGAAGATTGGTGATCAAGTGCCTGCAGATGGACTTTTTGTCGAGGGTCATTCTCTACAGATTGACGAAGCAAGCATGACAGGGGAAAGTGATCATGTGGAAGTTAATCTTGACAAAAATCCTTTTCTCATTTCGGGTACGAAAGTGGCTGATGGATATGCAAAGTTCGTGGTCACTTCTGTTGGCATGAATACAACATGGGGAGAGATGATGAGTTCAATTAGTCAGGATTCTAGTGAAGAAACGCCCCTCCAAGCCCGGCTCAACAAACTCACCTCATCAATAGGTAAGATTGGTTTAGCAGTAGCTTTTCTAGTACTTCTAGTCTTGTTGATAAGGTTTTTTACTGGGAATACTAAAGACGATGATGGAAAGACTGAGTTCAACGGAAGCAAGACTAAGGCTGATGACGTGATTAATGGTGTTGTGGGGATAATTGCTGCTGCAGTCACCATTGTAGTGGTCGCGATACCTGAAGGATTGCCCTTGGCAGTCACCCTTACACTTGCTTACTCCATGAAAAGAATGATGGCTGATCAGGCTATGGTGAGGAAGTTATCTGCTTGCGAGACTATGGGCTCTGCCACAACTATTTGTACTGATAAAACAGGTACTCTCACAATGAACCAAATGAAGGTAACTAAGTTTTTCCTTGGACATGACTCTATGGGAGACAGGAGTTTTACTTCTATTGCTTCTGGCATCATTGAATTGTTTTACCAAGGagttggtttaaacacaactGGGAGTGTGTACAAGCCTAATGCAGGATCCGAGTTGGAGTTTTCAGGTAGTCCTACTGAAAAGGCAATTCTTTCCTGGGCAGTCATGGAATTAAATATGGATATGGAGGAACTGAAAAGGAGTACAAAACTTATACATGTGGAAGCATTCAACTCAGAGAAGAAGAGAAGTGGAATTCTAATGAAGAAAAGTGGAGACAACACTATGCATGTGCATTGGAAAGGAGCTGCAGAGATGATAATAGCAATGTGTACACACTATTATGATTCACTTGGAAATATTAAAGTGATAGATGATACTCAAAGGGAGAAATTTGATCTACTTGTTCAAGGAATGGCTGCAAGTAGTCTCCGGTGCATAGCATTTGCACATACACAAGTTTCTGAACATGAATGGTCTCACGGGAATGGCAAACTAAAAGAAAACAGCTTGACCCTCTTGGGTCTAGTTGGTATAAAGGATCCGTGTCGACCTGGTGTGTGGAAAGCTGTCCAAGATTGTCAACATGCTGGCGTGCATGTAAAGATGATTACCGGAGACAACGTTTTCACTGCCAAAGCAATAGCCACTGAATGCGGGATACTGAAGATTGACCAGGACATGGATGGAGCAGTGGTTGAGGGTGTGGAATTTAGGAACTACACCCAAGAGGAGCGAATGGAGAAAGTTGATAAAATTTGTGTGATGGCAAGATCGTCACCTTTTGACAAGCTTTTAATGGTGCAATGCCTCAAACAGAAGGGCCATGTAGTTGCAGTAACGGGAGATGGGACAAATGATGCACCTGCACTTAAGGAAGCCGATATTGGTCTTTCAATGGGAATCCAGGGCACTGAAGTCGCAAAGGAGAGCTCAGACATCGTTATATTGGATGATAATTTTGCCTCTGTGGCAACTGTTTTGAGATGGGGAAGATGTGTTTACAACAACATCCAGAAATTTATTCAGTTCCAGTTAACAGTAAATGTGGCTGCTCTTGTAATCAACTTTGTGGCAGCTATATCATCTGGAGAAGTTCCATTAACAGCAGTCCAGTTACTTTGGGTGAATCTCATTATGGACACGTTGGGCGCTCTGGCGCTTGCTACTGAACAACCAACCAAGGAGCTTATGGACAAGCGCCCTGTGGGTCGTACAGAGCCTCTTATATCGAATATAATGTGGAGGAACCTCATAGCTCAAGCCTTGTATCAGATTGTAGTACTCTTGACATTGCAATTTGGAGGGGAAAAGATTTTCAATGTGAACGAAAAGGTAAAGGACACTTTGATTTTCAACACCTTTGTGCTTTGTCAAGTATTCAACGAGTTCAATGCAAGGAAGCTAGAAAAGAAGAATGTTTTCGAGGGGATACACAAGAACAAGCTGTTTCTAGGAATTATTGGGATCACAATTGTTCTCCAAGTTGTGATGGTAGAATTTCTAAAGAAGTTTGCAGATACAGAGAGATTGAACTGGGGGCAATGGGGAGCATGTATTGGTATAGCTATTCTATCTTGGCCTATCGGCTTCCTGGTAAAGTATATACCTGTCCCAGAAAAACCGTTCTTCAGCTTTCTGAAGGGAAGAACTTGA
- the LOC108199630 gene encoding putative calcium-transporting ATPase 13, plasma membrane-type has product MSAIIDLNHRCMDSLQQLKSISPLSRKRWNLAFATIYSSRAFSHANNTSKPHHNYVKIARQDHVLDVSSASFPKANQTSLGRLVKDKDLDHLESLGGVDGLVAALKTDVEHGIDADSDDITRRQEAFGINTYPRMPAKTFFSFVVEAFKDPTILILLVCAALSLGFGMKEDGPKEGWYDGGSIFVAVFLVISVSAISNFRQSRQFDKLSKVSNNIQVEVVRKGRRQQISVFDIVVGDVVCLKIGDQVPADGLFVEGHSLQIDEASMTGESDHVEVNLDKNPFLISGTKVADGYAKFVVTSVGMNTTWGEMMSSISQDSSEETPLQARLNKLTSSIGKIGLAVAFLVLVVLLIRFFTGNTKDDDGKTEFNGSKTKADDVINGVVGIIAAAVTIVVVAIPEGLPLAVTLTLAYSMKRMMADQAMVRKLSACETMGSATTICTDKTGTLTMNQMKVTKFCLGKESVKDISYNTIAASIVELFHQGVGLNTTGSVYKANLASELEFSGSPTEKAILSWAVLELNMDMEELKRSYKLLHVEAFNSEKKRSGILMRKNGDNTMHVHWKGAAEMIIAMCTHYYDSLGNMKVIDDTEREEINQLVQGMAASSLRCIAFAHTQVSEDEYDEGKAKLKDSSLTLLGLVGLKDPCRPGVRKAVQDCQHAGVNVKMITGDNVFTAKAIATECGILRHDQDMDGAVVEGVEFRNYTQEERMEKVDKICVMARSSPFDKLLMVQCLKQKGHVVAVTGDGTNDAPALKEADIGLSMGIQGTEVAKESSDIVILDDNFASVATVLRWGRCVYNNIQKFIQFQLTVNVAALVINFVAAISSGEVPLTAVQLLWVNLIMDTLGALALATEQPTKELMDKRPVGRTEPLISNIMWRNLIAQAFYQIVVLLTLQFGGEKIFNVNEKVKDTLIFNTFVLCQVFNEFNARKLEKKNVFEGIHKNKLFLGIIGITIVLQVVMVEFLKKFADTERLNWGQWGACIGIAILSWPIGFLVKYIPVSEKPFFSFLKGRT; this is encoded by the coding sequence ATGTCTGCTATAATTGATTTGAATCATCGTTGCATGGACTCTCTGCAGCAACTCAAGTCCATCAGTCCTCTCAGCAGAAAAAGATGGAACTTGGCTTTTGCAACTATATACTCTTCAAGAGCCTTCTCTCATGCTAACAACACATCGAAACCTCATCATAATTACGTGAAAATAGCGCGCCAAGATCACGTTCTTGATGTTTCTTCAGCTTCTTTTCCAAAGGCCAACCAGACAAGTCTTGGGCGATTGGTAAAGGATAAAGATCTGGACCACCTAGAGAGTCTTGGTGGTGTAGATGGTTTAGTTGCAGCTCTTAAAACAGATGTGGAGCATGGTATAGATGCAGATTCTGATGATATTACACGACGCCAGGAAGCTTTTGGGATTAATACGTATCCTAGGATGCCTGCCAAGACTTTCTTTAGCTTTGTTGTTGAAGCATTTAAGGATCCAACTATTCTCATTCTCCTTGTCTGTGCTGCTCTTTCTCTTGGTTTTGGAATGAAAGAAGATGGACCTAAAGAAGGATGGTACGACGGGGGAAGTATATTTGTAGCCGTTTTTCTAGTGATATCTGTCTCTGCAATTAGTAATTTCAGGCAGAGCAGACAATTCGACAAGTTGTCTAAGGTCAGCAACAATATTCAAGTGGAGGTTGTTAGGAAAGGGAGGCGTCAGCAGATTTCTGTCTTTGATATCGTCGTGGGAGATGTGGTTTGCTTGAAGATTGGTGATCAAGTGCCTGCAGATGGACTTTTTGTAGAGGGTCATTCTCTACAGATTGATGAAGCAAGCATGACAGGGGAAAGTGATCATGTCGAAGTTAATCTTGACAAAAATCCGTTTCTCATTTCGGGTACTAAAGTGGCTGATGGATATGCAAAGTTTGTGGTCACTTCTGTTGGCATGAATACAACATGGGGAGAGATGATGAGTTCAATTAGTCAGGATTCGAGTGAAGAAACGCCCCTCCAAGCCCGGCTCAACAAACTCACCTCATCAATAGGTAAGATTGGTTTAGCAGTAGCTTTTCTAGTACTTGTAGTCTTGTTGATTAGGTTTTTTACTGGGAATACTAAAGACGATGATGGAAAGACTGAATTCAACGGAAGCAAGACCAAGGCAGACGATGTGATTAATGGTGTTGTGGGGATAATTGCTGCTGCAGTCACCATTGTAGTCGTGGCGATACCTGAGGGATTGCCCTTGGCAGTCACCCTTACACTTGCTTACTCCATGAAAAGAATGATGGCTGATCAGGCTATGGTGAGGAAGTTGTCTGCTTGCGAGACCATGGGCTCTGCCACAACTATTTGTACTGATAAAACAGGTACTCTCACAATGAACCAAATGAAGGTAACTAAGTTTTGCCTTGGAAAAGAATCTGTGAAAGATATCAGTTATAATACTATTGCGGCTAGTATTGTTGAGCTCTTCCACCAAGGagttggtttaaacacaactGGCAGTGTTTACAAAGCCAATTTAGCATCGGAGTTGGAGTTCTCAGGTAGTCCTACTGAAAAGGCAATTCTTTCTTGGGCTGTCTTAGAGCTAAATATGGATATGGAGGAACTGAAACGGAGCTATAAACTTCTACATGTGGAAGCTTTCAATTCGGAGAAGAAGAGAAGTGGAATTCTCATGAGAAAAAATGGGGACAACACTATGCATGTACATTGGAAAGGAGCTGCAGAGATGATAATAGCAATGTGTACTCACTATTATGACTCACTTGGAAACATGAAAGTTATAGATGATACTGAAAGGGAGGAAATTAATCAACTTGTTCAAGGTATGGCTGCTAGTAGTCTGCGGTGCATAGCATTTGCACATACACAAGTCTCCGAAGATGAATATGATGAGGGGAAGGCAAAACTAAAAGACAGCAGCTTGACCCTATTGGGTCTAGTTGGTTTAAAGGATCCATGCCGACCTGGTGTGAGGAAAGCTGTCCAAGATTGTCAACATGCTGGTGTGAATGTTAAGATGATCACAGGAGACAATGTCTTTACTGCAAAAGCAATAGCCACCGAGTGTGGGATACTAAGGCACGACCAGGACATGGACGGAGCAGTGGTTGAGGGTGTGGAATTCAGGAACTACACCCAAGAGGAGCGAATGGAGAAAGTTGATAAAATTTGTGTGATGGCAAGATCGTCGCCTTTTGACAAGCTTTTAATGGTACAATGCCTCAAACAGAAGGGACATGTCGTTGCAGTTACTGGCGATGGAACAAATGATGCTCCTGCACTAAAAGAAGCTGATATTGGTCTCTCTATGGGGATCCAGGGTACAGAGGTCGCCAAAGAGAGCTCAGATATAGTTATATTGGATGATAATTTCGCATCTGTGGCAACTGTTTTGAGATGGGGAAGATGTGTTTACAACAACATCCAGAAATTCATTCAGTTTCAGCTTACGGTGAATGTGGCAGCTCTTGTAATCAACTTTGTGGCAGCTATATCATCTGGAGAAGTTCCATTAACAGCAGTCCAGTTACTTTGGGTGAATCTAATCATGGACACGTTGGGAGCTCTTGCGCTTGCTACTGAACAGCCAACCAAAGAGCTTATGGACAAGCGGCCTGTGGGTCGTACAGAGCCACTCATATCAAATATAATGTGGAGGAACCTGATAGCTCAAGCCTTTTACCAGATTGTAGTTCTCTTGACATTGCAATTTGGAGGGGAAAAGATTTTCAATGTGAACGAAAAGGTAAAAGACACTTTGATTTTCAACACCTTTGTGCTTTGTCAAGTATTCAACGAGTTCAATGCAAGGAAGCTAGAAAAGAAGAACGTTTTCGAGGGGATACACAAGAATAAGCTGTTTCTAGGAATTATCGGGATCACAATCGTTCTCCAAGTTGTGATGGTAGAATTTCTAAAGAAGTTTGCAGATACAGAGAGACTGAACTGGGGACAATGGGGAGCATGTATCGGTATAGCTATTCTATCTTGGCCTATCGGTTTCCTGGTAAAGTACATACCTGTTTCAGAGAAACCGTTCTTCAGCTTTCTGAAGGGAAGAACTTGA
- the LOC108200072 gene encoding ATP-sulfurylase 3, chloroplastic: MASMSGFFFKTQPQIHSFPKTQKAHFTTSLKLPSLKKTRPTTRISSGLIDPDGGKLVELIVKESERDLKKAQVGNLPQIKLSKVDVEWVHVLSEGWASPLKGFMRESEFLQTLHFNSIRLDDGSLVNMSLPIVLAVDDAQKNLIAGSGSVGLLDSGGNPIAILNNIEIYKHNKEERIARTWGTTAPGLPYVEEAIKNSGNWLLGGDLEVIEPIKYHDGLDRFRLSPAELREEFTRRNADAVFAFQLRNPVHNGHALLMTDTRRRLLDMGYKNPVLLLHPLGGYTKADDVPLTWRMRQHEKVLEDGVLDPENTVVSIFPSPMHYAGPTEVQWHAKARINAGANFYIVGRDPAGMGHPLEKRDLYDADHGKKVLSMAPGLERLNILPFKVAAYDKTQGKMAFFDPSRAEDFIFISGTKMRTLAKNKESPPDGFMCPGGWKVLVDYYDSLSLSETGKVPEPVPV; this comes from the exons ATGGCATCCATGTCTGGTTTCTTCTTCAAAACCCAACCCCAAATCCACTCCTTCCCCAAAACCCAGAAAGCCCATTTCACCACCTCTCTCAAACTGCCCTCCCTCAAAAAAACCCGACCCACGACCCGAATCTCATCCGGGTTGATCGACCCGGACGGCGGCAAGCTGGTCGAGCTGATCGTAAAAGAATCAGAACGAGATTTGAAGAAGGCCCAAGTGGGTAATTTGCCCCAGATAAAGCTGTCCAAGGTGGATGTGGAGTGGGTTCATGTGCTGAGTGAAGGTTGGGCCAGCCCATTAAAAGGGTTCATGAGAGAATCCGAGTTCCTCCAAACTCTTCATTTTAATTCCATCAGATTGGATGATGGGTCGCTGGTTAATATGTCTTTGCCTATTGTTCTTGCTGTGGATGATGCTCAGAAGAATTTGATTGCCGGGTCGGGTTCTGTTGGGCTTCTTGATTCGGGTGGTAACCCGATTGCTATTTTAAACAA TATTGAGATTTACAAGCATAACAAAGAAGAAAGAATAGCAAGAACTTGGGGTACAACTGCCCCTGGTCTGCCCTATGTTGAGGAAGCCATAAAGAACTCTGGGAACTGGCTGCTTGGAGGTGACTTAGAGGTTATAGAACCAATCAAGTACCATGATGGTCTAGATCGTTTCCGTCTATCCCCTGCTGAACTCCGCGAAGAATTCACTAGAAGGAATGCTGATGCCGTGTTTGCCTTCCAGCTGAGGAATCCCGTGCACAATGGTCATGCTTTGCTGATGACTGACACACGTCGTAGGCTTCTTGATATGGGCTACAAAAATCCAGTCTTGTTGCTTCATCCATTGGGAGGCTACACAAAGGCAGATGATGTTCCTCTTACATGGCGAATGAGGCAACACGAGAAG GTGCTCGAAGATGGTGTGCTTGATCCAGAGAACACTGTTGTTTCCATATTCCCTTCCCCCATGCATTATGCTGGTCCGACTGAGGTGCAGTGGCATGCAAAAGCTCGAATCAATGCAGGTGCTAACTTCTACATTGTTGGTCGTGACCCTGCTGGCATGGGCCATCCACTGGAGAAAAGAGATCTGTATGATGCTGACCATGGGAAGAAGGTTTTGAGCATGGCTCCAGGCCTGGAGCGGCTAAACATCCTTCCATTTAAG GTGGCAGCATACGATAAAACTCAGGGTAAAATGGCATTCTTTGATCCATCAAGGGCAGAAGACTTTATCTTCATTTCCGGCACCAAG ATGCGAACTCTTGCTAAGAATAAGGAGAGCCCTCCAGATGGTTTCATGTGCCCCGGGGGTTGGAAAGTGTTGGTGGACTACTATGATAGTTTGTCTCTCAGTGAAACTGGAAAAGTGCCAGAACCTGTTCCAGTTTAA